One genomic segment of Fusobacterium nucleatum includes these proteins:
- a CDS encoding J domain-containing protein encodes MEVMLIPLLILFFILVAGFGIENTFKILPPLIILGLLIYFLGWIAVKYFWIILPIWFVSRLLSNKNRGNGSTYSRTYRRTDDDFFNSYRSNGSSGSTNRRTYSGTFNSREEAEEFFRTFFGGGFGQGTTGTGGSTYSGYSSQNSGSSYQRNTSSTYTTDKSKYYSILGVSRGASQDEIKKAYRKLAKEHHPDRFVNSSDSEKKYHENKMKEINDAYENLTK; translated from the coding sequence GTGGAAGTTATGTTGATACCTTTACTAATATTATTTTTTATATTAGTAGCAGGTTTTGGAATTGAAAATACTTTTAAGATACTTCCTCCATTGATTATTTTAGGACTTTTAATTTATTTTTTAGGGTGGATAGCAGTGAAATATTTTTGGATAATTTTACCTATATGGTTTGTTAGCAGATTACTTTCAAATAAAAACAGAGGAAATGGTTCTACATATTCAAGAACATATAGAAGAACTGATGATGATTTCTTTAACTCATACAGAAGCAATGGAAGCTCTGGTTCAACAAATAGAAGAACTTATAGTGGAACATTCAATAGTAGAGAAGAAGCAGAAGAGTTTTTTAGAACTTTTTTTGGTGGAGGTTTTGGGCAAGGCACAACAGGTACTGGTGGAAGCACTTATAGTGGATATAGTAGCCAAAATAGTGGTAGTAGCTATCAAAGAAATACTTCTAGCACATATACAACTGATAAAAGTAAATATTATTCTATTTTAGGTGTAAGTAGAGGTGCAAGCCAAGATGAGATAAAAAAAGCATATCGTAAACTTGCAAAAGAACACCACCCAGATAGATTTGTTAATTCATCTGACAGTGAGAAAAAATATCATGAAAATAAAATGAAAGAAATAAATGATGCGTATGAAAATTTAACAAAATAA
- the glmU gene encoding bifunctional UDP-N-acetylglucosamine diphosphorylase/glucosamine-1-phosphate N-acetyltransferase GlmU yields the protein MKSIIMAAGKGTRMKSDLPKVVHLAHGKPMVVRIIDALNALDVEENILILGHKKEKVLEVLGNDVSYVVQEEQLGTGHAVKQAVPKIKDYNGDVLIINGDIPLIRKQTLIDFYNLYKNENADGIILSAIFENPFSYGRVIKDGDKVLRIVEEKEANEEQKKVKEINAGVYIFKAQDLVKALGKINNNNEKGEYYITDVIEILSNENKKVISYSLEDSMEIQGVNSKVELALVSKVLRERKNTALMEDGVILIDPATAYIDDEVKIGRDTTIYPNVTLQGNTEIGENSEILSGTRIIDSKIYDNVRIESSVIEESIVENGVTIGPYAHLRPKSHLKENVHIGNFVETKKSTLEKGVKAGHLTYLGDAHIGEKTNIGAGTITCNYDGKNKFKTEIGKDVFIGSDTMLVAPVNIGDNSLIGAGSVITKDVPSDSLSVERSKQIIKEGWKK from the coding sequence ATGAAATCAATTATTATGGCTGCTGGAAAAGGAACAAGAATGAAATCTGATTTACCAAAAGTTGTTCACCTAGCACATGGAAAACCTATGGTTGTTAGAATCATAGATGCTTTAAATGCTCTTGATGTTGAAGAAAATATTTTAATACTTGGGCATAAGAAAGAAAAAGTTTTAGAAGTTTTAGGAAATGATGTAAGTTATGTTGTTCAAGAAGAACAATTAGGAACAGGACATGCAGTAAAACAAGCTGTTCCAAAAATAAAAGATTATAATGGAGATGTTTTAATAATCAATGGGGATATTCCTTTAATTAGAAAACAAACTTTAATAGATTTCTATAATCTTTATAAAAATGAAAATGCTGATGGCATTATCTTATCTGCTATCTTTGAAAACCCATTTAGCTATGGTAGAGTAATAAAAGATGGTGATAAAGTTTTAAGAATCGTTGAAGAAAAAGAAGCAAATGAAGAACAAAAGAAAGTCAAAGAAATAAATGCAGGAGTATACATTTTTAAAGCTCAAGACTTGGTTAAAGCCCTAGGAAAAATAAATAATAACAATGAAAAAGGAGAGTACTATATAACTGATGTTATAGAAATATTGTCCAATGAAAATAAAAAAGTTATTTCATATTCTCTTGAAGATAGTATGGAAATTCAAGGTGTAAATTCAAAAGTTGAATTAGCTCTTGTTTCAAAAGTTTTGAGAGAAAGAAAAAATACTGCTCTTATGGAAGATGGGGTTATCTTAATTGACCCTGCTACTGCATATATTGATGATGAAGTGAAAATTGGTAGAGATACAACTATCTATCCTAATGTAACTTTACAAGGAAATACAGAAATTGGAGAAAATTCTGAGATTTTATCAGGAACTAGAATTATTGATAGTAAAATATATGATAATGTTAGAATTGAAAGCTCTGTCATTGAAGAAAGTATAGTTGAAAATGGAGTAACTATTGGACCTTATGCTCATTTAAGACCAAAATCTCATTTGAAAGAAAATGTGCATATTGGTAACTTTGTTGAAACTAAGAAATCTACCCTTGAAAAAGGAGTTAAAGCTGGACATTTAACTTATTTAGGTGATGCTCATATTGGTGAAAAAACTAACATAGGTGCAGGTACTATAACATGTAACTATGATGGTAAAAATAAATTTAAAACAGAAATTGGTAAGGATGTTTTTATAGGAAGTGACACTATGCTTGTTGCCCCTGTAAATATTGGGGATAATTCCCTTATTGGTGCTGGTTCGGTTATAACTAAAGATGTCCCTAGTGACTCTCTTAGTGTTGAAAGAAGTAAACAAATAATAAAGGAAGGGTGGAAAAAGTAA
- a CDS encoding ribose-phosphate diphosphokinase: MINFNNVKIFSGNSNLELAKKIAEKAGLQLGKAEIQRFKDGEVYIEIEETVRGRDVFVVQSTSEPVNENLMELLIFVDALKRASAKTINVIIPYYGYARQDRKSKPREPITSKLVANLLTTAGVNRVVAMDLHADQIQGFFDIPLDHMQALPLMARYFKEKGFKGDKVVVVSPDVGGVKRARKLAEKLDCKIAIIDKRRPKPNMSEVMNLIGEVEGKIAIFIDDMIDTAGTITNGADAIAQRGALEVYACCTHAVFSDPAIERLEKSVLKEIVITDSIALPERKKIDKIKILSVDSVFANAIDRITNNQSVSELFN; the protein is encoded by the coding sequence ATGATAAATTTTAATAATGTTAAAATTTTCTCTGGAAATTCAAATTTAGAATTAGCTAAAAAAATAGCTGAAAAAGCAGGTTTACAACTTGGAAAAGCAGAAATTCAAAGATTCAAAGATGGAGAAGTCTATATTGAAATTGAAGAAACTGTTAGAGGAAGAGATGTCTTTGTTGTTCAATCTACTTCTGAGCCAGTAAATGAAAATCTTATGGAACTTCTAATATTTGTTGATGCTTTAAAAAGAGCCTCAGCTAAAACAATAAATGTTATCATCCCATATTATGGCTATGCTAGACAAGATAGAAAATCTAAACCAAGAGAACCAATTACTTCTAAACTTGTTGCAAATTTACTTACAACAGCTGGTGTAAATAGAGTTGTTGCTATGGATTTACATGCTGACCAAATTCAAGGTTTCTTTGATATTCCTCTTGACCATATGCAAGCATTACCTTTAATGGCAAGATATTTTAAAGAAAAAGGATTTAAAGGAGATAAAGTTGTTGTTGTTTCTCCTGATGTTGGTGGAGTGAAAAGAGCTAGAAAACTAGCTGAAAAATTAGATTGTAAAATAGCAATTATTGATAAAAGAAGACCTAAACCAAATATGTCTGAAGTTATGAATTTAATTGGAGAAGTGGAAGGAAAAATTGCTATATTTATAGACGATATGATAGATACAGCAGGAACTATCACAAATGGTGCAGATGCAATAGCTCAAAGAGGAGCATTAGAAGTCTATGCTTGTTGTACTCATGCAGTATTCTCTGACCCTGCAATAGAAAGATTAGAAAAAAGTGTTTTAAAAGAAATAGTGATTACAGATTCAATAGCCTTACCTGAAAGAAAAAAAATAGACAAAATTAAAATATTATCAGTAGATTCTGTTTTTGCAAATGCAATAGATAGAATAACTAACAATCAATCTGTTTCAGAGCTATTTAATTAA
- a CDS encoding L-threonylcarbamoyladenylate synthase, whose translation MEKYLKIDKISDVSDDKWTLLSEEIKKGSLIIYPTDTVYGLGAIVANEQSINNIYLAKSRSFSSPLIALLSSVDKVEEVAYISDKNRELLKKLAKAFWPGALTVILKRKEHIPSIMVSGGDTIGVRIPNLDLAIKIIDLAGGILATTSANISGEATPKSYDELSEAIKSKVDILIDSGKCKLGEASTIIDLTSDVPKILRKGAISIEEIEKIIGRVG comes from the coding sequence ATGGAAAAGTATTTAAAGATTGATAAAATTTCTGATGTTAGTGATGATAAGTGGACTTTATTATCTGAGGAAATTAAAAAAGGTTCTCTTATCATCTATCCGACTGACACTGTCTATGGTTTAGGTGCTATTGTTGCTAATGAACAAAGTATTAATAATATCTATCTTGCAAAGAGTAGAAGTTTTTCTTCTCCTCTTATTGCACTTTTAAGTTCCGTTGATAAAGTTGAAGAAGTTGCCTATATTTCTGATAAAAATAGGGAACTATTAAAAAAATTAGCCAAGGCTTTCTGGCCAGGGGCATTAACTGTGATACTAAAAAGGAAAGAACATATTCCTAGTATTATGGTTTCTGGTGGAGATACTATTGGTGTAAGAATACCTAATTTAGATTTAGCTATAAAAATTATAGATTTAGCAGGAGGAATTTTAGCCACAACAAGTGCTAATATTTCAGGGGAGGCTACTCCAAAATCTTATGATGAATTATCTGAGGCTATAAAGTCAAAAGTTGATATTTTAATAGATTCTGGAAAATGTAAATTAGGTGAGGCTTCAACTATAATTGACTTAACTTCTGATGTTCCCAAAATACTTAGAAAAGGTGCAATATCAATAGAAGAAATTGAAAAAATAATTGGAAGAG